One part of the Bacillus sp. FJAT-45350 genome encodes these proteins:
- the glmM gene encoding phosphoglucosamine mutase: protein MGKYFGTDGVRGIANTQLTPELAFKLGRIGGYVLTKDTEKPKVLIGRDTRISGEMLEGALIAGLLSVGAEVMRLGVISTPGVAFLTKALSAQAGVMISASHNPVEDNGIKFFGPDGFKLLDVQEKEIETLLDEEDTLPRPVGADLGQVNDYFEGGQKYLQFLKQTVHEDFSGLHIALDCAHGAASSLAPHLFADLEADISTMGTSPNGVNINDGVGSTHPEALAQLVLDKKADLGLAFDGDADRLIAVDENGHIVDGDQIMFICAKFMKEQGWLKHNTVVTTVMSNLGFYKALEANDVDTRQTGVGDRYVMEEMRKGGFNLGGEQSGHIIFLDHITTGDGLLSALQLVNIMKLTKKPLSQLAGEMEKFPQTLVNIKVVDKEAVQTNNKVVEAIEAVEKEMNGNGRVLVRPSGTEPLVRVMVEAETEELCERFVTSIADVVQEELGFKEE from the coding sequence ATGGGTAAGTATTTTGGGACAGATGGAGTTAGGGGAATAGCTAATACACAGTTAACCCCTGAGCTAGCATTTAAACTAGGACGTATCGGTGGGTATGTCCTAACAAAGGACACAGAAAAACCTAAAGTCCTCATTGGACGTGATACACGTATTTCAGGTGAAATGCTTGAGGGGGCATTAATTGCTGGTCTTCTAAGTGTTGGAGCAGAAGTTATGAGATTAGGTGTGATTTCAACACCAGGTGTGGCTTTCTTAACAAAAGCGTTAAGTGCTCAAGCAGGTGTTATGATATCTGCTTCTCATAATCCAGTAGAGGATAATGGAATTAAGTTCTTTGGTCCGGATGGCTTTAAGCTACTTGATGTACAGGAAAAAGAAATAGAAACATTACTTGATGAGGAAGATACATTACCTCGTCCAGTAGGGGCTGATTTAGGCCAGGTTAATGATTATTTCGAAGGTGGACAAAAATATTTACAGTTTTTAAAACAGACTGTACACGAAGATTTCTCAGGGCTACATATTGCCCTTGACTGTGCACATGGTGCAGCGTCTTCCTTAGCTCCACATTTATTTGCAGATTTAGAAGCAGATATTTCTACAATGGGTACGTCACCAAATGGAGTCAATATTAATGATGGTGTAGGTTCTACTCATCCAGAAGCACTTGCACAATTAGTATTAGATAAGAAAGCGGACTTAGGTCTTGCTTTTGATGGTGATGCGGACAGATTAATTGCAGTGGATGAGAATGGACACATCGTTGATGGTGACCAAATTATGTTCATCTGTGCGAAGTTTATGAAAGAGCAAGGCTGGTTAAAGCATAATACGGTCGTAACTACAGTTATGAGTAACTTAGGCTTCTATAAAGCATTAGAGGCAAATGATGTTGATACAAGACAAACAGGTGTAGGTGACCGTTATGTTATGGAGGAAATGAGAAAAGGTGGCTTCAACCTTGGTGGTGAGCAATCTGGTCATATCATTTTCTTAGACCACATTACGACAGGAGACGGTTTACTTTCTGCGCTTCAGTTAGTTAATATTATGAAGCTTACGAAAAAACCATTGTCTCAGCTTGCAGGAGAGATGGAGAAATTCCCGCAAACGCTAGTAAATATTAAAGTTGTAGATAAAGAAGCAGTTCAAACTAACAATAAAGTAGTAGAGGCTATTGAGGCAGTAGAAAAAGAAATGAATGGCAACGGACGTGTTCTTGTACGTCCATCTGGAACGGAACCACTTGTACGAGTGATGGTGGAAGCAGAGACAGAAGAATTATGTGAGCGCTTTGTAACGTCGATTGCTGACGTAGTGCAAGAAGAGCTTGGATTTAAAGAAGAATAA
- a CDS encoding anti-sigma factor family protein — MEYNKRFIELMHRYLDGETTNEEKAEFLHYIETNVSCKKHYEETRKAIAFVQSASHIETSANFTNNVLQQLPKRKKRVAWKQWMRNHPLAVAASIFLILMSSSIISVWNSSEELSVTGNGNIQIDHESGKVIVPEGEVIEGNLVVRNGTLELNGEVRGNVLLVNSEKYLASAGSVSGEIDEVTQVLEWIWYHIKSFFSDVTTVVGNEKENID, encoded by the coding sequence ACAACTAATGAAGAAAAAGCTGAGTTTTTACATTATATAGAGACAAATGTTTCATGTAAGAAACATTATGAGGAAACGAGAAAAGCAATAGCTTTTGTTCAAAGTGCCTCTCATATAGAGACATCGGCTAACTTTACAAATAATGTCTTGCAACAACTACCAAAGCGTAAGAAGAGAGTGGCCTGGAAGCAATGGATGAGAAACCATCCTCTTGCCGTAGCTGCTTCTATTTTTCTAATACTCATGTCTAGTAGTATTATTTCTGTTTGGAATAGCTCAGAGGAACTAAGTGTGACAGGAAACGGAAACATTCAAATTGACCATGAGAGTGGCAAAGTCATTGTTCCAGAAGGGGAAGTAATTGAAGGAAATTTGGTTGTTCGTAATGGAACATTAGAGTTAAATGGAGAAGTTCGTGGGAATGTGCTTCTCGTAAATAGCGAGAAGTATCTAGCTTCTGCCGGTTCTGTATCTGGAGAAATAGATGAGGTGACCCAAGTATTAGAATGGATTTGGTATCACATTAAGAGCTTCTTCTCTGATGTAACGACCGTGGTAGGTAACGAAAAAGAGAATATAGACTAG
- the cdaA gene encoding diadenylate cyclase CdaA encodes MFLGEDFQLLNYLGQIVDILLVTYVIYKLIMIIRGTRAVQLLKGITVILGIWFLSSFFGLRTLEWLMYQTVTYGLLAIIIIFQPELRRALEQLGRGRLFSRSTIPQEEETSKSIEAIVKAANYMAKRRIGALLSIERETGMNDYVETGISMNSDLTSELLINVFIPNTPLHDGAVIIKENKIMAAACYLPLSENPFISKELGTRHRAALGISEVTDCITLVVSEETGNISLTKNGELHRDLDEEKLHELLKRELITQVQTSSARWQWGGKKDG; translated from the coding sequence ATGTTTTTGGGAGAAGATTTTCAACTGCTCAATTACTTGGGGCAGATAGTAGATATATTACTTGTTACCTACGTAATATACAAATTAATAATGATTATACGAGGCACAAGAGCTGTTCAGTTATTAAAAGGAATTACCGTTATCCTTGGGATATGGTTTTTAAGTAGCTTTTTTGGTTTGCGTACTCTTGAATGGTTAATGTATCAAACCGTAACTTACGGGTTACTTGCCATTATCATCATCTTTCAGCCGGAGCTGAGAAGGGCGTTGGAACAGTTAGGGAGAGGTCGCCTATTTTCTCGCTCTACTATTCCACAAGAAGAGGAAACGTCGAAATCAATTGAAGCGATTGTAAAGGCTGCTAACTATATGGCCAAGCGTCGTATCGGTGCGTTACTCTCGATTGAACGGGAAACGGGAATGAATGACTACGTAGAGACAGGGATTTCAATGAACTCAGATTTAACATCAGAGTTACTTATCAATGTCTTTATACCAAATACACCATTACATGATGGTGCTGTTATTATAAAAGAAAATAAGATAATGGCTGCAGCTTGTTACTTACCGCTATCAGAGAATCCTTTTATATCAAAGGAGTTAGGGACGAGACACCGTGCAGCACTTGGAATTAGTGAAGTGACTGATTGTATTACTCTAGTTGTATCAGAAGAAACAGGAAATATCTCTCTTACGAAAAATGGAGAGCTTCATCGTGATTTAGATGAAGAGAAGTTACATGAATTGTTGAAAAGAGAGTTAATAACTCAAGTACAAACCTCTTCAGCACGTTGGCAGTGGGGAGGGAAGAAGGATGGATAA
- a CDS encoding CdaR family protein, whose protein sequence is MDKLFTSPWFVKLISFFIALMLFLMVNADNFTNQPSVLPGVSKGSHTLTDVPLVAHFDEDQYVVTEMTESVQVNLTGPQGALIQFQVARPNYEVFVDLQDKGPGVHHVSIHTKGFPRELSVSVVPQFVRVVLQEKKTMTLPVTVDLVNSDEVAEGYTVGTPIVTPVTIEITAAEEIIEQVAIAKAYVDVQGADRTIEKGVPVKVYDQVGNELHLDIEPAIVDVRVPITSPYKEVPVKVSKQGEPPEGLSVESVILEPKEVTIFGPRDVIGQISIIEGLEIDLSTITESQTLQLAVPRPRGVERVDPQVINVTVELNKEETLLIEEVPVDINGLSEGLELIFESPVNQLVNVTLKGTTALLEKVNPENIQAFIDVNELALGEHEIEIQVIGPQNLSFESSSQKATVIIKEQSNE, encoded by the coding sequence ATGGATAAGCTATTTACTAGTCCATGGTTTGTAAAGCTAATCTCGTTTTTTATTGCCCTCATGTTATTTTTGATGGTAAACGCTGATAATTTCACAAATCAACCAAGTGTACTTCCGGGAGTTAGTAAAGGCTCACATACGTTAACAGATGTTCCATTAGTCGCTCACTTTGATGAGGACCAATATGTTGTCACTGAGATGACTGAGTCGGTTCAAGTGAATTTAACAGGCCCTCAGGGGGCACTAATTCAGTTCCAGGTGGCGCGACCAAATTATGAGGTATTTGTTGATTTACAGGATAAGGGTCCTGGTGTTCATCATGTAAGCATTCATACTAAAGGCTTCCCTCGTGAACTATCAGTATCCGTCGTTCCTCAATTTGTAAGAGTCGTTTTACAAGAAAAGAAAACAATGACTCTACCGGTAACCGTTGATTTAGTGAACAGTGATGAAGTTGCTGAAGGATATACAGTAGGAACGCCTATTGTTACTCCTGTTACTATAGAAATAACAGCAGCCGAGGAAATTATCGAACAAGTAGCGATTGCAAAAGCATATGTAGATGTACAAGGTGCAGATAGGACAATCGAAAAAGGGGTTCCCGTTAAGGTTTATGACCAAGTGGGGAACGAACTTCATCTAGATATTGAACCAGCGATAGTCGATGTACGTGTTCCAATTACGAGTCCTTATAAAGAGGTACCAGTCAAGGTTAGTAAGCAGGGTGAACCTCCAGAAGGCTTAAGTGTAGAATCGGTGATTTTAGAGCCAAAAGAAGTAACAATTTTTGGTCCAAGAGATGTTATTGGACAGATATCAATTATTGAGGGACTTGAAATAGATTTAAGCACGATTACAGAAAGTCAGACACTTCAGCTTGCTGTCCCAAGACCGAGGGGAGTTGAAAGGGTTGACCCACAGGTAATCAATGTAACAGTCGAGCTTAATAAGGAAGAAACTCTTCTAATAGAAGAAGTACCTGTTGATATTAATGGCTTATCAGAAGGGCTAGAGCTTATCTTTGAAAGTCCAGTTAATCAGCTAGTAAATGTTACGTTGAAAGGTACTACTGCATTATTAGAAAAAGTAAATCCAGAGAATATTCAAGCGTTTATAGATGTAAACGAGCTAGCACTTGGAGAGCATGAGATTGAGATTCAAGTAATCGGACCACAGAACTTATCGTTTGAGTCCTCATCACAAAAAGCAACTGTCATAATAAAAGAACAAAGTAACGAATAG